One part of the Cetobacterium somerae ATCC BAA-474 genome encodes these proteins:
- a CDS encoding LolA family protein — MIKKIAMFLLIGTSIFASPNRISDIKDIYSTVKETVYLNGEKKVKEYKIEYISPDYLRKEVISPNVNKGEIFQYENEKSLVYIPLFDEVSENNGEDVSNFLSIIKDLKNKDQNDKNFKDNYYLQKVKELKYKDTYRIKIKEYKKVDGYLLPIKMEIFESESKVADLDLKDTKVNSDLKRKELKK; from the coding sequence ATGATAAAAAAAATAGCTATGTTTTTATTAATAGGAACATCAATTTTTGCATCACCAAATAGAATTTCTGATATAAAAGATATATATTCTACAGTAAAAGAAACAGTATATTTAAATGGTGAGAAAAAAGTGAAGGAATATAAAATTGAGTATATCTCACCAGATTATTTGAGAAAAGAAGTAATCTCGCCAAATGTAAATAAAGGAGAGATATTTCAATATGAAAATGAAAAATCTTTAGTTTATATTCCATTATTTGATGAGGTATCTGAAAATAATGGTGAAGATGTGAGTAATTTTTTATCAATTATAAAAGATTTGAAAAATAAAGATCAAAATGATAAAAACTTTAAAGATAACTATTATTTACAAAAAGTAAAAGAATTAAAATATAAAGATACCTACAGAATAAAAATAAAAGAGTATAAAAAAGTAGATGGGTATTTATTACCGATTAAGATGGAGATATTTGAAAGTGAAAGTAAAGTCGCTGATTTAGACTTGAAAGACACAAAAGTAAATAGTGACCTTAAAAGAAAGGAACTAAAAAAATGA
- the recO gene encoding DNA repair protein RecO, translating into MKFIKTKGLIIKKVDFGEGDRIITVFSENFGKIDLLVRGIRKSKKRDQSSVDLLTLSNFTFYKKGDNFILNTIDSIDFFYDLKKDIEKLEIVSYILSIINEIVLPGERKKEFFQRIEKALYFIIKSDNYNNFIMVLKMMNWIIKNEGYRINISGEKYFSISESVITDFGNDKVIPLKRDLFEVLANVEKKVSDEKRVELSTLIDAIILYEKYINYHLDTKLNLKKHLFGGYSC; encoded by the coding sequence ATGAAATTTATAAAAACTAAAGGATTAATAATAAAAAAAGTAGATTTTGGAGAAGGAGATCGAATTATAACTGTTTTTTCTGAAAATTTTGGAAAGATTGATCTTTTAGTTAGAGGAATTAGAAAAAGTAAAAAAAGAGACCAAAGTTCGGTAGATTTATTAACTCTATCAAATTTTACATTTTATAAAAAAGGTGATAATTTTATACTAAATACAATTGATTCGATAGATTTTTTTTATGATTTAAAAAAAGATATAGAAAAATTGGAGATAGTATCTTATATTCTCTCTATTATTAATGAGATAGTCTTGCCAGGAGAGAGAAAAAAGGAGTTTTTTCAAAGAATAGAAAAAGCTTTATACTTTATTATAAAAAGTGATAACTATAATAATTTTATTATGGTTTTAAAAATGATGAATTGGATTATAAAAAATGAAGGTTATAGAATAAATATATCAGGTGAAAAATATTTTAGTATTTCTGAATCAGTTATAACAGATTTTGGAAATGATAAAGTTATACCTTTGAAAAGAGATTTATTTGAAGTGTTAGCAAATGTGGAGAAAAAAGTATCAGATGAGAAAAGGGTGGAATTAAGCACTTTAATTGATGCGATTATTCTTTATGAAAAATATATAAATTATCATTTAGATACAAAATTAAATCTAAAGAAACATTTATTTGGAGGTTACTCATGTTAA
- a CDS encoding PTS sugar transporter subunit IIA, which produces MLNIVKITDYMSEELILLNLKAKNKDEALKELSALIGKSEKIEKKDVIYKALLERENLGSTGIGKGVAIPHAKTDAAESLTIAFGISKEGVDFKSLDQEKVKIFFVFASPFKDSQIYLKVLARISRLIRDENFREKLLNCENAKEVLECIDKEEAL; this is translated from the coding sequence ATGTTAAACATAGTTAAAATAACTGACTATATGTCAGAAGAACTAATATTACTTAATCTAAAAGCTAAAAATAAAGATGAAGCTTTAAAAGAACTGTCTGCTTTAATAGGAAAATCAGAAAAAATAGAAAAAAAAGATGTAATATATAAAGCTCTTTTAGAAAGAGAGAATTTAGGAAGCACAGGGATAGGAAAAGGGGTAGCAATACCACATGCTAAAACTGATGCAGCAGAGAGTTTAACAATAGCTTTTGGAATAAGTAAAGAGGGAGTAGATTTTAAATCTTTAGATCAAGAAAAAGTAAAAATATTTTTTGTATTTGCATCACCATTTAAAGATAGTCAAATTTATTTAAAAGTGCTGGCAAGAATTTCAAGATTAATAAGAGATGAAAATTTTAGAGAAAAGCTTTTAAATTGTGAAAATGCAAAAGAAGTATTAGAGTGTATAGACAAAGAGGAAGCTTTATAG
- the nrdR gene encoding transcriptional regulator NrdR has translation MRCPFCNSEDTKVIDSRAFSENNSIKRRRVCNSCEKRFTTYERIEENPIYVVKKNKSREKFNKDKLLRGLERATNKRNISRDDLEKFIADVEKVIQNTLKNEITTQELGELVLEKLKVLDEVAYVRFASVYKEFDDIKSFIDVVEDIKKDKKI, from the coding sequence ATGAGATGTCCATTTTGTAATAGTGAAGACACAAAAGTAATAGATAGTAGAGCGTTTTCTGAAAATAATTCTATAAAAAGAAGAAGAGTATGTAATAGTTGTGAAAAGAGATTTACTACCTATGAACGAATAGAAGAAAATCCAATCTATGTTGTAAAAAAAAATAAAAGTAGAGAAAAATTTAATAAAGATAAACTTTTAAGGGGATTAGAAAGAGCAACTAATAAAAGAAACATAAGTAGAGATGATTTAGAAAAATTTATTGCTGATGTGGAAAAAGTAATACAAAACACTTTAAAAAATGAGATAACAACACAGGAACTAGGGGAGCTTGTACTAGAAAAATTAAAGGTATTAGATGAAGTAGCATATGTTAGATTTGCATCTGTATATAAAGAGTTCGATGATATAAAATCTTTTATAGATGTCGTAGAAGATATAAAAAAGGATAAAAAGATATGA
- the aroQ gene encoding type II 3-dehydroquinate dehydratase: MKVLIINGPNLNFLGKREPKIYGDETLELINNKIKKFGMNHGMEVEFFQSNHEGYIIDKIQESYENVDYLIINPGALTHYGIGIRDAILSTNLKTIEVHLSNVYSREEFRHKSVISDICIGKITGFGSEGYKMALQYLSNLKK, translated from the coding sequence ATGAAAGTTTTAATAATAAATGGACCAAATTTAAATTTTTTAGGAAAGAGAGAGCCTAAAATATATGGAGATGAAACTTTAGAGTTAATAAATAATAAAATTAAAAAATTTGGTATGAATCATGGGATGGAGGTAGAATTTTTTCAATCCAATCATGAAGGATATATAATTGATAAGATACAAGAAAGTTATGAAAATGTTGATTATCTAATAATAAATCCAGGGGCATTAACACATTATGGGATAGGAATAAGAGATGCAATTTTGTCAACTAATCTAAAAACAATAGAGGTTCACTTATCAAATGTATACTCTAGAGAGGAGTTTAGACATAAATCTGTAATATCGGATATATGCATAGGTAAAATTACTGGATTCGGTTCTGAAGGGTATAAAATGGCTCTTCAATACTTAAGTAATTTAAAGAAATAG
- the fmt gene encoding methionyl-tRNA formyltransferase gives MRILFMGTPEFAVPSLDILRKKHDIVGIFTKVDKPNTRGKKIKYTPVKEYGIENNIPVYQPDSLRTEETFELVKELNPDLIVVVAYGKIIPNNIIDFPKLGIINVHSSLLPKFRGAAPINAAIIAGEEETGVTIMDIAEELDAGDIILKGTTPIYEEDTFLTLHDRLKEIGAEKLNEAVDQIENGTAKREKQNHELATFVKPYKKTDCLINWNKNKEEIFNFVRGMNPFPTAYTHHNDKILKVYAVEKLDKIYEEGENGEIVDLIKGKGFVVKVNEGSIILTEIKPENKKNISGKDSINGNLFKIGEILK, from the coding sequence ATGAGAATTTTATTTATGGGAACGCCAGAGTTTGCAGTTCCATCATTAGATATATTAAGAAAAAAGCATGATATAGTAGGAATATTTACAAAGGTAGATAAACCTAATACTAGAGGTAAAAAAATAAAGTATACACCAGTTAAAGAGTATGGAATTGAGAATAATATACCAGTTTATCAACCTGATTCATTAAGAACAGAAGAAACATTTGAGTTAGTAAAAGAATTAAATCCAGATTTAATTGTTGTTGTAGCATATGGAAAAATAATACCAAATAATATTATTGATTTTCCAAAGCTTGGAATAATAAATGTACACTCATCTTTACTTCCAAAGTTTAGAGGTGCAGCACCAATTAACGCAGCAATAATAGCTGGTGAAGAAGAAACAGGTGTTACTATTATGGATATTGCTGAGGAATTAGATGCAGGGGATATTATTTTAAAAGGAACTACTCCAATTTATGAAGAGGATACTTTTTTAACACTTCATGATAGATTGAAAGAAATTGGAGCAGAAAAATTAAATGAAGCTGTAGATCAAATAGAAAATGGAACAGCAAAAAGAGAGAAACAAAACCATGAGTTAGCAACATTTGTAAAGCCATATAAAAAAACTGATTGCTTAATTAATTGGAATAAAAATAAAGAGGAAATTTTTAATTTTGTAAGAGGAATGAATCCATTTCCAACAGCTTATACACACCACAATGATAAGATTTTAAAAGTTTATGCAGTTGAAAAACTTGATAAAATTTATGAAGAAGGGGAAAATGGTGAGATAGTAGATTTGATTAAAGGAAAAGGATTTGTTGTAAAAGTAAATGAAGGAAGCATAATTTTAACTGAGATTAAACCTGAAAATAAAAAAAATATATCAGGAAAAGATAGTATAAATGGAAACTTATTTAAAATAGGTGAGATTTTAAAATAA
- a CDS encoding redox-sensing transcriptional repressor Rex — translation MKTSEKREKISKKTIQRLTMYLKCLEKFSPDDYISSEEMGVLLGVTAAQIRKDFSNFIMDLDSCIGIRGKGYNVKCLYEMIEDILGINKQNNVIIVGAGKLGNAILLEGDIEKPRFNIVGIFDITKSRIGKEYKGIKISSVSDIPKIASEKKIDMAIITENKSIAQQVTDIVTQSGIKAILNMTSLEIKVPKDVVIEHIDLNRKLQELNYWKEKAE, via the coding sequence ATGAAAACTTCAGAAAAGAGAGAAAAAATTTCAAAAAAAACTATACAGAGGTTAACAATGTATTTAAAATGTTTGGAGAAATTTTCGCCAGATGATTATATATCATCAGAAGAGATGGGTGTTTTACTTGGAGTAACGGCTGCTCAAATTAGAAAAGACTTTTCAAACTTTATAATGGATTTAGATTCTTGTATAGGAATAAGGGGTAAAGGGTATAACGTAAAGTGTCTTTACGAAATGATTGAAGATATATTGGGAATAAATAAACAAAACAATGTAATTATTGTTGGAGCTGGAAAGTTAGGGAATGCTATTTTGCTAGAAGGTGACATAGAAAAACCAAGATTTAATATTGTGGGAATTTTTGATATTACAAAAAGCAGAATTGGTAAAGAGTATAAGGGAATAAAGATAAGTAGTGTAAGTGATATACCAAAAATTGCATCTGAGAAAAAAATAGATATGGCAATTATAACAGAAAATAAATCTATAGCTCAGCAAGTAACAGATATAGTAACTCAATCAGGAATAAAAGCTATATTGAACATGACTTCCTTAGAAATAAAAGTACCAAAAGATGTTGTAATAGAACACATAGATTTAAATAGAAAGCTTCAAGAATTAAATTACTGGAAGGAAAAGGCGGAATAG
- the folD gene encoding bifunctional methylenetetrahydrofolate dehydrogenase/methenyltetrahydrofolate cyclohydrolase FolD translates to MKILDGKYVSQKVRDLIKKEIIEIKEVKGTVPGLAVIQAGDNLASKIYVNSKIKQCAEVGIESKNFIMPADVTEEELLRKIEELNSDETVDGILVQLPLPDHIDTPKVIEAIDINKDVDGFKPENLGKVVLGDETALISCTPAGILRLFEEYEIALEGKDIVVIGRSNIVGKPMTALLINEGATVTVCNSKTKNLAEKTKNADVVIVAIGKANFLKGDMIKTGAIIIDVGINRDENNKICGDVDFESVKEKVSYITPVPGGVGPMTIAMLLNNTLKAFKIGKKI, encoded by the coding sequence ATGAAAATTTTAGATGGTAAATATGTATCTCAAAAGGTTAGAGATTTAATAAAAAAAGAGATAATAGAGATAAAAGAAGTTAAAGGAACAGTTCCAGGATTGGCAGTAATACAGGCGGGAGATAACTTAGCATCTAAAATTTATGTTAATTCTAAGATAAAACAATGTGCAGAAGTTGGAATAGAATCAAAAAATTTTATTATGCCAGCAGATGTAACTGAAGAAGAGCTTTTAAGAAAAATAGAAGAATTAAACAGTGATGAAACAGTTGATGGAATATTAGTTCAATTACCATTACCTGATCATATAGATACACCAAAGGTAATAGAAGCAATAGATATAAATAAAGATGTGGATGGATTTAAACCAGAAAATTTAGGAAAAGTAGTTTTAGGAGATGAAACAGCACTAATTTCATGTACTCCTGCAGGTATATTAAGATTATTTGAAGAGTATGAGATAGCTTTAGAGGGAAAAGATATCGTTGTTATAGGAAGAAGTAACATTGTTGGAAAACCTATGACAGCACTTTTAATAAATGAAGGAGCAACAGTAACAGTTTGTAATAGTAAAACAAAAAATCTTGCAGAAAAAACAAAAAATGCAGATGTTGTAATAGTAGCTATAGGAAAAGCTAATTTCTTAAAAGGTGATATGATTAAGACAGGTGCTATTATAATAGATGTTGGAATAAACAGAGATGAAAATAATAAGATTTGTGGAGATGTGGACTTTGAATCTGTAAAAGAAAAAGTATCATATATAACACCTGTTCCAGGGGGAGTAGGACCCATGACTATAGCAATGTTACTTAATAATACGTTAAAGGCGTTTAAAATTGGAAAAAAAATATAG
- a CDS encoding ACT domain-containing protein — MDKKEFYIVDKRILPNSIQSVIKVNEIVQAERISKYEAIKRVGISRSTYYKYKDYIKPFFEGGKEKVFSIHLSLMDRPGILARVLDIIAGEQMNILTIVQNIAIDGVSRVTISIQTTENLLRKIEEMLEKISSLDSVKELRVIGSN; from the coding sequence ATGGATAAAAAAGAATTTTATATTGTTGATAAGAGAATACTACCAAATTCGATTCAAAGTGTTATAAAGGTAAATGAGATTGTTCAAGCTGAAAGAATTTCAAAGTATGAAGCTATAAAGAGAGTTGGAATAAGTAGAAGTACATATTATAAATATAAAGACTATATAAAACCATTTTTCGAAGGTGGAAAAGAAAAAGTATTTAGTATACATTTATCTTTAATGGATAGACCTGGAATTTTAGCAAGGGTTTTAGATATTATTGCAGGAGAGCAGATGAACATCTTAACAATTGTTCAAAATATAGCAATAGATGGTGTGAGTAGAGTAACAATTTCTATACAAACAACAGAAAATTTACTTAGAAAAATTGAAGAGATGTTAGAAAAAATCAGTTCTTTAGATTCTGTAAAGGAATTAAGAGTAATAGGAAGTAATTAA
- the accB gene encoding acetyl-CoA carboxylase biotin carboxyl carrier protein, with protein MKLDLESVKKLAKSIEEHNLSEISIEVNGTKLTMKKEELRQEVVTSNIKYVEQPTLTNKEIEIEEIESSEEVVVEGKEIVSPMVGTYYSAPSPDSEDFVKIGDKVEVGDTVCIVEAMKMMNEVKSSVAGTVVALRAENGKVVKKGDILFLVK; from the coding sequence ATGAAGTTAGATTTAGAAAGCGTAAAAAAATTAGCTAAAAGTATAGAGGAGCATAATCTTTCTGAAATTAGTATAGAAGTTAATGGAACAAAGCTTACTATGAAAAAGGAAGAACTAAGACAAGAGGTAGTAACTTCAAATATTAAGTACGTAGAACAACCGACTTTAACTAATAAAGAGATAGAAATTGAAGAAATAGAATCTTCAGAAGAAGTAGTTGTAGAAGGAAAAGAGATTGTTTCTCCAATGGTTGGAACATATTACTCAGCACCTTCACCTGACTCAGAAGACTTTGTAAAAATTGGAGATAAAGTAGAGGTAGGAGATACAGTATGTATAGTTGAGGCTATGAAAATGATGAACGAAGTAAAATCATCAGTAGCAGGAACTGTTGTAGCTTTGAGAGCAGAGAATGGAAAAGTAGTAAAAAAAGGTGACATATTATTTTTAGTAAAATAA
- a CDS encoding hemolysin family protein, with amino-acid sequence MDTYRDIIILVVLILLSGFFSASETALTSFKTTDLEDIEKSNKKTAHLLKKWLKSPNEILTGMLLGNNIVNILGSSIATALAINIMGNSPRSLAIVTGIMTVLILIFGEITPKIMAKNNSKGFSKLVIGPMYYFGLLMKPIVKILMWTSILIGRILGVEVKTENIMFTEEDLISFVNVGEAEGIIEEEEKEMIHSIVGLGETNAKEIMTPRTSMFAVEGNKTLDDIWEEMIEAGFSRIPVYEETIDNIIGVLYTKDVLNYLKAHSTDTQVKELVREAYYVPETKSIIEILQEFKSKKVHIALVLDEYGGIGGVLTIEDLLEEIVGEIRDEFDNEEEESIKEIDDNRYEVDAMLDIETINKSLNIDLPISEDYESLGGLIMSELGKIPAIGDIVDFQDVKLVVVEVEKMRVSKVEIQRGE; translated from the coding sequence TTGGACACGTATCGTGATATTATTATATTAGTTGTATTAATTTTACTATCTGGTTTTTTTTCAGCCTCAGAAACAGCATTAACATCTTTTAAAACAACAGATTTAGAAGATATTGAGAAGTCGAATAAGAAAACAGCACATTTATTGAAAAAGTGGTTAAAAAGTCCAAATGAGATTTTAACAGGTATGCTTTTAGGAAATAATATAGTAAATATTTTAGGATCATCTATTGCAACTGCTTTAGCAATTAATATAATGGGGAATTCTCCTAGAAGTTTGGCTATCGTAACAGGGATTATGACAGTTTTAATTCTTATATTTGGAGAAATAACACCGAAAATAATGGCCAAAAATAATTCTAAAGGTTTCTCAAAATTAGTAATTGGTCCTATGTATTATTTTGGATTATTAATGAAACCAATTGTAAAAATATTGATGTGGACATCTATATTAATTGGTAGAATTTTAGGAGTTGAAGTAAAAACTGAAAATATAATGTTTACAGAAGAGGATTTAATATCTTTTGTAAATGTAGGTGAAGCTGAGGGTATTATAGAAGAAGAGGAAAAAGAAATGATTCACTCAATTGTAGGATTAGGTGAAACTAATGCAAAAGAAATTATGACACCTAGAACATCAATGTTTGCAGTTGAAGGAAATAAAACTTTAGATGATATTTGGGAAGAGATGATAGAAGCTGGATTCTCAAGAATACCTGTATATGAAGAGACTATTGATAATATTATAGGTGTTTTATATACTAAAGATGTTTTAAATTACTTAAAAGCACATAGCACAGATACTCAAGTTAAAGAGTTAGTAAGAGAGGCTTACTATGTTCCTGAAACAAAGTCAATTATAGAAATTTTACAAGAATTTAAAAGTAAAAAAGTTCATATTGCACTTGTATTAGATGAGTATGGTGGTATTGGTGGAGTTTTAACAATAGAAGACTTATTAGAAGAGATTGTTGGAGAAATTCGTGATGAGTTTGATAATGAAGAGGAAGAAAGCATTAAAGAGATTGATGATAATAGATATGAAGTTGATGCAATGCTTGATATAGAAACAATAAATAAAAGTTTAAATATTGATTTACCAATATCAGAGGATTACGAAAGTTTAGGCGGATTAATAATGTCAGAGCTTGGAAAAATTCCTGCAATAGGAGATATTGTAGACTTTCAAGATGTTAAGTTGGTAGTAGTTGAGGTTGAGAAGATGAGAGTGTCTAAGGTAGAGATACAAAGAGGAGAATAA
- a CDS encoding DUF502 domain-containing protein, whose protein sequence is MKRVKASFYSGLIAILPIVITVYIFNWIFQIFLNLLQDSVLTVAIRKIVLQTGLGKEQDLHLYTQILINVLSFVTLILLLIAIGTAMRVFLFKKIGAFLNNLLVKIPLFSQIYSTITQIISLFASDRQKSYQKVVMFEYPRHGIYSIGFMTSDSNHFVEEVTGEEMCNVFLPTSPNPTSGMFIVLKKSEVRVLDLKVDDAIKLIISGGVILPPNNKKEN, encoded by the coding sequence ATGAAAAGAGTAAAAGCCAGTTTTTATAGTGGGCTAATTGCTATATTACCTATAGTTATTACAGTATATATTTTTAACTGGATATTTCAAATTTTCTTAAACTTATTGCAAGATTCTGTTTTAACAGTAGCAATAAGAAAGATTGTTTTACAAACTGGATTAGGAAAAGAACAAGATCTTCATTTATATACTCAAATACTTATAAATGTTTTATCTTTTGTAACTTTGATATTATTATTAATAGCTATAGGAACAGCTATGAGAGTATTTTTATTTAAAAAAATTGGAGCTTTTTTAAACAATCTTTTAGTAAAAATACCATTATTTAGTCAGATATATAGTACAATAACTCAAATAATATCTCTATTTGCATCAGATAGACAAAAATCATACCAAAAAGTTGTGATGTTTGAATATCCTAGACATGGGATTTATAGTATCGGATTTATGACTTCAGATAGTAATCATTTTGTAGAAGAGGTAACTGGTGAGGAGATGTGTAATGTATTTTTACCGACATCACCAAATCCTACTTCAGGGATGTTCATAGTTTTAAAAAAATCAGAAGTAAGAGTTTTAGATTTAAAAGTAGATGACGCAATAAAGCTTATAATTTCAGGAGGAGTAATATTACCACCAAATAATAAAAAGGAGAACTAA
- a CDS encoding tetratricopeptide repeat protein — MWKYLFLVFVLIGCSNSEVVKTTKNLETKNEKYLLLKGANLYSLGKKSEALEIYEEILKINSKNSVALREKAIIEGQLGNIVQAEKDLNRALALNPKDNLTLKNLGYLNFEKRDYGKSSKYLKSVSKDFMNDQDYFILGYIEFLNGNYLNSLKYYEYVEDDEIFNNSLFFDSYLNNLKRVDSLKKDSYLKIENKIKYNKVNTIKLSNFYSLSLDKDDYSERVLKNYLTYNDIDKEVVEKLINIYYKNGDKVKEKEALNLIFN; from the coding sequence ATGTGGAAATATCTTTTTTTAGTTTTTGTACTAATTGGTTGTAGCAATAGTGAGGTAGTAAAGACAACGAAAAATCTTGAAACAAAAAATGAAAAGTATCTATTACTTAAGGGAGCTAACTTGTATTCTTTAGGTAAAAAAAGTGAAGCGTTAGAAATATATGAGGAAATACTAAAGATTAATAGTAAAAATAGTGTAGCACTAAGAGAAAAAGCAATAATTGAAGGGCAACTTGGGAATATAGTTCAAGCAGAAAAAGATTTAAATAGAGCTTTGGCACTTAATCCTAAAGATAATTTAACTTTGAAGAATTTAGGTTATTTAAATTTTGAAAAAAGAGATTATGGTAAAAGTTCTAAGTATTTAAAAAGTGTGTCTAAAGATTTTATGAATGATCAAGATTATTTTATTTTAGGATATATAGAGTTTTTGAATGGGAACTATTTAAATTCTTTAAAGTATTATGAATATGTAGAGGATGATGAAATATTTAATAATAGTTTGTTTTTTGATTCATATTTAAATAATTTAAAAAGAGTAGATAGTTTAAAGAAAGATTCATATTTAAAAATCGAAAATAAAATTAAATATAATAAAGTTAATACAATAAAATTATCAAATTTTTATAGTTTATCTTTAGATAAAGATGATTATTCAGAAAGAGTTTTAAAGAATTATTTAACTTATAATGATATTGATAAAGAAGTAGTAGAAAAATTAATAAACATATACTATAAAAATGGAGATAAAGTAAAGGAAAAAGAAGCTTTAAATTTAATTTTCAATTAG
- a CDS encoding adenine phosphoribosyltransferase — MDLKKYVALVEDYPKPGIKFRDITPLMGNGEAYKYATDKVVEFAKEHNIDLVVGPEARGFIFGCPVSYALGVGFAPVRKPGKLPREVIEYAYDLEYGSNVLCMHKDSVKPGQRVLIVDDLLATGGTIEATVKLIEELGGVVAGLAFLIELEDLKGKEKLEGYPVLTLMKY, encoded by the coding sequence ATGGATTTAAAAAAATATGTAGCATTAGTAGAGGATTATCCAAAACCAGGAATAAAATTTAGAGATATAACTCCGCTAATGGGAAATGGTGAAGCATATAAATATGCAACAGATAAGGTTGTAGAGTTTGCAAAGGAACACAATATAGATTTAGTTGTAGGACCAGAAGCAAGAGGATTTATATTTGGATGTCCAGTATCTTATGCTTTAGGAGTTGGATTTGCTCCAGTTAGAAAACCAGGAAAATTACCAAGAGAGGTAATCGAGTATGCATATGATTTAGAATACGGTTCAAATGTTTTATGTATGCATAAAGATTCTGTAAAACCTGGACAAAGAGTATTAATAGTTGATGATTTATTAGCAACTGGAGGAACTATAGAAGCTACTGTAAAATTAATAGAAGAATTAGGTGGAGTAGTAGCAGGATTAGCATTTTTAATTGAACTAGAAGACTTAAAAGGTAAAGAGAAATTAGAAGGTTATCCAGTATTAACTTTAATGAAGTATTAA